The following are encoded together in the Lathyrus oleraceus cultivar Zhongwan6 chromosome 3, CAAS_Psat_ZW6_1.0, whole genome shotgun sequence genome:
- the LOC127126040 gene encoding U-box domain-containing protein 3, with translation MNGKPFTTYLLSISHKNQFQLISICFRIMHLDQMDLASAKCVINSISRFIHLVSCQTVKPAPLQKNCTNMVSVLRCLKPVLDDVFDYKIPLDENLYRECEELDRQVNQAREFIENWSPKTSRVHNVLQSGELLIMLQDTSLRICHIIDRFHKLTSSTSVLNNLQHHMQELKCLKKESTSVYIEEVLRNQKNNTKPSYECQRKIIELLNLMSNQELLKESIAVEKERLNAEVNKTKGELDEINQIANLVCSLRDYAMKTKCPEVKSDVSVPSYFRCPLSLELMLDPVIVASGQTYQRQSIQTWLDSGLNVCPKTHQRLNHAILIPNYTVKAMIASWCEENNVELPHNSKQSNSTQSSPPTDYLLHQDLNRACSFGSSHSSNFNSKSSLQTGNAFEQPKGDDSSRLSGEGETEMFERQSHAPSCSHSRSESFSSSISSTDYVPSVSKKVVEISNKHPNVMLSGEINNNVYPASPANEKVANFPTVSQEQFQSPGSKKATTPGISNKHQNVQEKHQNVPTVSGIPNKHHNVLLSGEINHNVPASPAYKEFGNFPTVSQEQFQSPVSKNAKTPGISDKHQNVQEKHQNVPGVSGMSNKQQNVQEKQENVQKHQNVPTVSGISNMHQNVQEKHQNISTVSGISNKHQNMQEKLENVPRMSGISNKHQNVQEKQENVQEKQENVPTVSGMSNKHQNMLLSGEINNNVFLASHANKEVENFPTVSREQFQSPGSENAAIPGVSNKHQNMLEKHQNVPTVSGISNKQQNVQEKHQNVPTVSGISNKHQNVQEKHQNVPTVSGISNKHQNVLLSGDINNNVFPASPEYKEFGNFPTASREQFQSPGSKYRTTENENKYNNNNDFVFTSHSSSEDDARPVSTSESDKLTTAHVGQLIEYLQSQSKETQASAAEELRLLTKHNMENRIIVGKCGAIMHLLPLLYSDMKIIQEHAVTAILNLSINEDNKTLIMEAGAIEPLIHVLKNGNNGAKENSAATLFSLSVPENSKMKIGRSGAVKALVELLASGTLRGKKDAATALFNLSIFHENKARIVQAGAVKFLVKLLDPADGMVDKAVALLANLSTIPEGRIEIVRERAIPLLVELVESGSHRGKENAASIVLQLSLHSPKFCTFILQEGAVPPIVALSQFGTPRAKEKAQQLLSHFRSQREAANGRGKS, from the exons ATGAACGGAAAACCCTTCACTACTTACCTCCTTTCAATTTCACACAAAAATCAATTTCAATTGATCTCGATCTGTTTCAGAATCATGCATTTAG ATCAAATGGATCTAGCTTCAGCAAAATGTGTAATCAACAGCATTTCTCGATTCATTCATCTAGTTTCTTGCCAAACAGTGAAGCCTGCCCCTCTTCAGAAGAACTGTACTAATATGGTTTCCGTTTTGAGGTGTTTGAAACCGGTGCTCGACGATGTTTTCGATTACAAAATCCCTTTGGATGAAAATCTGTATAGAGAATGTGAAGAGTTGGACCGGCAGGTTAACCAAGCTCGGGAGTTTATTGAAAATTGGAGCCCGAAGACAAGCAGGGTCCATAAT GTTCTTCAAAGTGGAGAACTGTTGATAATGCTACAAGACACTTCACTTAGGATTTGTCACATAATTGATAGATTCCATAAGTTAACTTCATCTACCTCAGTTTTGAATAATCTTCAG CACCATATGCAGGAACTTAAGTGTCTTAAGAAGGAATCAACATCGGTCTATATTGAAGAAGTGTTGAGAAATCAAAAGAATAATACTAAGCCTAGCTATGAATGTCAAAGGAAAATTATAGAGTTACTTAACTTGATGTCAAACCAGGAGCTACTGAAAGAAAGTATTGCTGTGGAAAAGGAAAGGTTGAATGCGGAAGTTAACAAAACAAAAGGGGAGTTGGATGAAATTAACCAAATTGCGAATCTTGTTTGCAGTTTACGTGATTATGCAATGAAAACGAAATGCCCTGAAGTCAAAAGTGATGTGTCAGTCCCGTCATACTTCCGATGCCCTTTATCGCTTGAACTCATGTTGGATCCGGTTATTGTTGCTTCAGGTCAAACATACCAGAGACAGTCCATCCAAACCTGGCTTGATAGCGGGCTGAATGTTTGTCCCAAGACTCATCAGAGACTTAACCATGCAATTCTAATTCCCAATTATACGGTTAAAGCTATGATAGCAAGTTGGTGTGAAGAAAATAATGTCGAACTTCCCCATAACTCAAAGCAGAGTAATTCTACCCAAAGTTCACCCCCCACGGATTATTTATTGCATCAAGATTTAAATCGTGCCTGTAGTTTCGGGTCTTCGCATAGTAGCAATTTCAATTCTAAATCATCTCTTCAAACTGGAAATGCATTTGAACAGCCAAAGGGTGATGACTCCTCCAGATTAAGCGGTGAAGGTGAGACCGAAATGTTTGAGCGACAATCTCATGCTCCTTCGTGTAGTCATAGCAGAAGTGAGTCATTTTCAAGTTCTATTTCTAGTACTGATTATGTACCGTCTGTTTCAAAAAAGGTGGTCGAGATATCAAATAAGCATCCAAATGTGATGTTATCTGGAGAAATTAATAATAATGTGTATCCTGCTTCTCCTGCAAACGAAAAAGTTGCGAATTTTCCAACAGTATCACAAGAGCAATTTCAAAGCCCTGGATCAAAAAAAGCAACAACGCCTGGGATATCAAATAAACATCAAAATGTGCAGGAGAAGCATCAAAATGTTCCAACGGTGTCAGGGATACCAAATAAGCATCACAATGTGCTGTTGTCCGGAGAGATTAATCATAATGTTCCTGCTTCTCCTGCATATAAAGAATTTGGGAATTTTCCAACGGTATCACAGGAGCAATTTCAAAGCCCTGTATCAAAAAATGCAAAGACGCCGGGGATATCCGATAAACATCAAAATGTGCAGGAGAAGCATCAAAATGTTCCAGGGGTGTCAGGGATGTCAAATAAGCAACAAAATGTGCAGGAGAAGCAGGAAAATGTGCAGAAGCATCAAAATGTTCCAACAGTGTCAGGGATATCAAATATGCATCAAAATGTGCAGGAGAAGCATCAAAATATTTCAACGGTGTCAGGGATATCAAATAAACATCAAAATATGCAGGAGAAGCTTGAAAATGTTCCAAGAATGTCAGGGATATCAAATAAGCATCAAAATGTGCAGGAGAAGCAGGAAAATGTGCAGGAGAAGCAGGAAAATGTTCCAACGGTGTCAGGGATGTCAAATAAGCATCAAAATATGCTTTTGTCTGGAGAAATTAATAATAATGTGTTTCTTGCTTCTCACGCAAATAAAGAAGTTGAGAATTTTCCAACAGTATCACGAGAGCAATTTCAAAGCCCTGGATCAGAAAATGCAGCGATACCAGGGGTATCAAATAAACATCAAAATATGCTGGAGAAGCATCAAAATGTTCCAACGGTGTCAGGGATATCAAATAAGCAACAAAATGTGCAGGAGAAGCATCAAAACGTTCCAACGGTGTCAGGGATATCAAATAAGCATCAAAATGTGCAGGAGAAACATCAAAATGTTCCAACGGTCTCGGGGATATCAAATAAGCATCAAAATGTGCTTCTGTCTGGTGATATTAATAATAATGTGTTTCCTGCTTCTCCTGAATATAAAGAATTTGGGAATTTTCCAACGGCATCGCGAGAGCAGTTTCAAAGCCCTGGATCAAAATATCGAACGACAGAGAATGAAAATAAGTACAATAACAATAATGATTTTGTTTTTACTAGCCATTCAAGTTCAGAAGATGATGCCCGTCCTGTTTCCACCTCAGAATCTGATAAATTGACCACCGCACATGTCGGTCAGTTGATTGAATATCTACAAAGTCAATCAAAAGAAACACAAGCTTCCGCCGCCGAAGAATTGCGGCTTCTTACAAAGCATAATATGGAAAACCGTATCATTGTTGGGAAATGTGGTGCCATTATGCATTTACTTCCACTGCTATATTCAGACATGAAGATAATACAAGAGCATGCTGTGACAGCTATATTGAATTTGTCGATAAATGAAGACAACAAGACCTTGATTATGGAAGCAGGAGCCATAGAACCACTTATCCATGTTTTGAAGAATGGAAATAATGGTGCCAAGGAAAACTCGGCTGCAACTCTATTCAGTCTCTCAGTACCAGAAAACAGTAAGATGAAGATTGGTCGCTCCGGTGCGGTTAAAGCTTTGGTGGAGCTTCTAGCTTCTGGAACTCTTAGGGGGAAGAAAGATGCTGCAACTGCTTTATTTAACCTGTCAATATTTCACGAGAATAAAGCTCGGATAGTTCAAGCTGGAGCTGTGAAGTTTCTAGTTAAGCTATTGGACCCAGCTGATGGAATGGTTGACAAGGCTGTTGCTCTTTTGGCAAACTTATCGACAATCCCAGAGGGTCGAATAGAAATTGTACGCGAAAGGGCAATCCCCTTACTGGTTGAACTTGTGGAATCGGGTTCTCATAGAGGAAAGGAAAATGCTGCATCGATTGTCTTGCAACTAAGCCTTCATAGCCCTAAGTTTTGTACTTTCATTCTTCAAGAAGGAGCTGTACCTCCCATAGTTGCATTGTCCCAGTTTGGCACACCAAGAGCAAAGGAAAAG GCACAACAACTTCTCAGTCATTTTCGTAGTCAGCGTGAAGCAGCTAACGGTAGGGGAAAATCATGA